The DNA segment GGATGTATCAACCGCACTAGATTTGGAACAAGGTTTAGAGAAATTGCAACAGGAACTGGAGGGTTAGATGATGGAAACCCAATCCTGTGTTGAAGTAAAAAATGAATGGGGAATTGTTGCTGCAAGACAGGCAGGAAGAACCCTTTCGAAGGAGCTTGGTTTTGGAAATGTAGATCAGGCTCGAATTACGACAGCCATCTCAGAGCTTGCTCGTAACATCTACCTTTACGCACAACGTGGAGAAATTAAGATCGAGATCGTTGAAGATAAAGGAAAATTCGGAACGAAAAAAGGAATTAAAATTATTGCATCGGACTTAGGACCAGGAATACCAGACTTAAGACAGGTCATGGTAGATGGGTTCACAACTTCAAGTGGACTTGGAGCGGGTCTCCCTGGTGTAAAACGATTAATGGATGATTTTAATATTGAATCTGAAGTAGATAAAGGGACAACCATTACGGCAACTAAATGGCTCCGCTAAGGAGGACGACAATGCACTATGAATTACACAGACAACAATATCGAAACGTCCTATAAAAAGATTTTAGAGTCTTATTTAAATACAGGGAGCGAGCATGTTCTATACGAAGCTCAGCAGTTTACGCGAACATTGCTTGAGCACAAGACTTCTCCGGAAGAGCTTGTAAGCCTGCATCGCTCCATTATGGATCAGCTCTATCCAGAGCTACCTCATGACATTCAGGCATCCTTTGATTTTCTTTTAGAAGCCATGATGGGCTATGGAATGGCATACCGGGAGCATCAAATTTTAAGAGATCGTCAGCAAGAGCTCGAGGCAGAGATTGATGTTGCAGCAAAAATGCAACAAACACTCCTGCCTCGTGAAGAGGTCTCTGTAAAAGGGTTAGATATAGGAATTGTGAGTGTACCCGCTAAGAAAATGAGCGGTGATTACTATCACTATGTAATGGATCAAAATGGAAGTATTGGATTAGCCATTGCCGATATTATCGGAAAAGGTGTGCCTGCAGCCCTATGTATGTCCATGATCAAGTATGCCATGGACAGCCTTCCTGAGCAGCAGTTGAATCCAAGTGCTCTTTTAGAGAATTTAAATCGAGTCGTTGAGCAAAATGTAGATGACAGTATGTTTGTGACGATGATGTACGGTTACTACAATGTTCAAGCTCACGAATTTACTTATTCTGGTGCTGGGCATGAGCCTGGTTTCTTCTATAATGCCAAAAATGACTCGTTTGAGGATTTAAGCGCAAAGGGTTTAGTTCTTGGAGTCTCAAAAAAGGCAACGTATCAAGAATATGTGAAACAGCTGGACATTGGAGATATGGTAATCCTTTTAACCGATGGTGTAACGGAGTGCCGGATGGGAGAAGAGTTTCTTGAGCGTGAGGAAATTGTGGATCTGATTCGCAAATCAAAGAATCTTGAGGCTCAGGAATTAGCTGAAAATGTGTATCGTGAACTAAGCAAGCTACAGGATTTTACATTAAGAGATGATTTAACCTTAATCATTTTAAGAAGACAGGTTTAAAGAACAGCGCTTTGTGGTAAACAAGGTACATTGAATACTAGACACAAAGTCGAGACGGTTCTAACTCAAGGAGGTTGCTACATTGAATTTGGATATACGAGTTGAGGAATTAGAAAGTCAAAAGAATGTTTTTCTCACTGGAGAAATTGATACGTATACAGCACCAAAGTTAAAGGAAACCCTTATTCCGCTTACTGAAGGGTCGGGAGCAGAAATTGTGGTGGACTTATCTGAGGTACAATATATAGATAGTACGGGTTTAGGAGTATTTGTTGGCGTTCTTAAGGCATCTGACTCAAACGACAGCACGTTGACATTGGTTGGTATGTCAGAGCGCATCAAGCGTCTTTTTGTCATTACAGGTCTAGATGAAGTGATGAACATCGTTGATCGGGGGGAAGAAGCGAAATGAATGAACATCAAGTAGACCATATTGAAATGAGTATTCCTGCGAAAGCGGAGTACGTCGGTGTTGTACGCCTGACCATTTCGGGAATTGCCAATCGGTTAGGTTTTTCTTATGACGATATTGAGGATATGAAGATCGCAGTGGCTGAAGCGTGTACAAACGCTGTAAGTCATGCGTATGAAGATGGTGGCAACGTTAAGATTGCCTGTGACTTATATGAAGATCGAATTGAAATCATCATCGCGGACGAAGGTCAAAGCTTCGATAGCAAAGAGCTGCAAGGGAAGCTCGGACCTGTTGATTCCAAACAGCCAATCGGTGATATGAAAGAAGGTGGACTTGGTTTATTCCTCATTAGTACCCTTATGGATAAAGTACAGATTCACGATGAAGCCGGTGTGGTACTGATGATGACAAAGTTTCTACGGAAAAATGAGGTGGAAGAACATGTCGACGGAATCTCATCACTACAGTCAGAACAAGGATAAGGTTTACGGATGGATTAAAGAGTTTCAAGAAACCCGTAACGATGATGTCCAACTGAAGCTGGTCAAGCACTATGAAGCTTTAGTTCGTTCTCTATCAAGGAAATTCTCAAAGGGCAGAGAGCATGATGAGGATTTATTCCAAGTTGGTATGGTCGGCTTACTTGCTGCATTGCAACGGTTTGACGGAGAATTTGGTCGTAGC comes from the Alkalihalobacillus sp. FSL W8-0930 genome and includes:
- a CDS encoding anti-sigma regulatory factor; the protein is METQSCVEVKNEWGIVAARQAGRTLSKELGFGNVDQARITTAISELARNIYLYAQRGEIKIEIVEDKGKFGTKKGIKIIASDLGPGIPDLRQVMVDGFTTSSGLGAGLPGVKRLMDDFNIESEVDKGTTITATKWLR
- a CDS encoding PP2C family protein-serine/threonine phosphatase, coding for MNYTDNNIETSYKKILESYLNTGSEHVLYEAQQFTRTLLEHKTSPEELVSLHRSIMDQLYPELPHDIQASFDFLLEAMMGYGMAYREHQILRDRQQELEAEIDVAAKMQQTLLPREEVSVKGLDIGIVSVPAKKMSGDYYHYVMDQNGSIGLAIADIIGKGVPAALCMSMIKYAMDSLPEQQLNPSALLENLNRVVEQNVDDSMFVTMMYGYYNVQAHEFTYSGAGHEPGFFYNAKNDSFEDLSAKGLVLGVSKKATYQEYVKQLDIGDMVILLTDGVTECRMGEEFLEREEIVDLIRKSKNLEAQELAENVYRELSKLQDFTLRDDLTLIILRRQV
- the rsbW gene encoding anti-sigma B factor RsbW; the encoded protein is MNEHQVDHIEMSIPAKAEYVGVVRLTISGIANRLGFSYDDIEDMKIAVAEACTNAVSHAYEDGGNVKIACDLYEDRIEIIIADEGQSFDSKELQGKLGPVDSKQPIGDMKEGGLGLFLISTLMDKVQIHDEAGVVLMMTKFLRKNEVEEHVDGISSLQSEQG
- a CDS encoding STAS domain-containing protein encodes the protein MNLDIRVEELESQKNVFLTGEIDTYTAPKLKETLIPLTEGSGAEIVVDLSEVQYIDSTGLGVFVGVLKASDSNDSTLTLVGMSERIKRLFVITGLDEVMNIVDRGEEAK